The Podospora pseudocomata strain CBS 415.72m chromosome 1 map unlocalized CBS415.72m_1, whole genome shotgun sequence genome has a segment encoding these proteins:
- a CDS encoding uncharacterized protein (EggNog:ENOG503P303; COG:S) — protein sequence MRGAGRHEVGDDLDFGFVIPIATEPEPEETIEEELPDASPLPPPPTTNRPTPNTSVKRIHLDRDGVAQSSPSMGPSPSRPPRPPRSEYSIPDGTSTERSASLPPRSPASVRAQGSSLRHMTRPPASDEVEEAENEEDHDVTMHDSQPEPEAVEEDVDMEDAPPPPYPRSVQRTAQKQRGPLSSVIAATKRITIHTSPEEPTPTVEEVVMESPADAPGSGKRQRTILLDPNSPVVGSSTLLHKVLEDLDDTTQQNPGGIPASSSPVERRVRTRIRKSAEMRKMSESMSMRGSTMSVTSPTSSRGKRRSPRLRSSSVIEGEENAAEDVDVPDAVEEEEPEEEEEEEEKEGEREPEAEESAVLGADDDDVADVPEPEPELPEPKPEALEEPEEKEAEEIGVQEATKRIGRKRPTRRTAPAPSPELGSDQPPMPVAESPALRKRRRREAVASPAQQQQPVKKVRTGKQPPKPQLPQHSSPAQPSPAQPSPAQPSPRQPSPRPPTRRSQSKVQEKSKPKPKQQAKKPPAKRKPRTNSDDAEGKDSGDKVSGSVPITVQRFSKPHIDPETEADDLDDDEIQFSHRGPGVHILDVLSKLCDEMAENYMGKLRAAEEAAEDAATRREKKVMLRALEAFHRELMTKLLDHTIALDQLHGLRKRVKAAQKEKIAMRDEIMRVRAEREQVALRMDAVRMKHEVESREALRHISLSSAMHDIDLAVEKAQAAPELSAAEQKKADLANLELLVSRVADQASSKSDGGGTLKQIKEFNAFLERAAAAMEKRR from the exons ATGCGCGGTGCTGG TCGTCATGAAGTAGGGGATGATCTAGACTTTGGCTTTGTGATTCCCATCGCCACAGAACCAGAGCCAGAAGAGACAATCGAGGAAGAGCTCCCAGATGCTTCACCACTaccgccacctccaaccaccaaccgaCCAACTCCAAACACATCCGTCAAGCGAATACACCTCGACCGCGATGGCGTTGCGCAATCCTCCCCGTCTATGGGCCCCAGCCCCTCTcgtcctccccgccctccccggTCTGAATACAGCATACCCGACGGCACCAGTACCGAAAGATCAGCCTCACTGCCACCACGTTCCCCAGCGTCTGTTCGAGCTCAGGGCTCTTCTCTTCGCCATATGACCCGCCCCCCAGCTTCGGATGAAGTTGAAGAGGCTGAAAATGAGGAGGACCACGACGTGACTATGCACGACTCGCAACCCGAGCCAGAGGCCGtagaggaggatgtcgacaTGGAAgatgcccctccaccaccataccCGCGATCCGTTCAAAGAACCGCACAAAAGCAGCGAGGTCCGCTCTCCTCTGTCATTGCGGCGACAAAGCGGATTACTATCCACACTTCACCCGAGGAGCCAACGCCAACAGTGGAGGAGGTAGTCATGGAAAGCCCGGCTGATGCACCTGGCAGTGGGAAGCGGCAAAGGACTATCTTGCTCGATCCGAATAGCCCAGTCGTGGGGTCGAGTACGTTATTGCACAAGGTTTTGGAGGATCTAGATGATACTACTCAGCAAAACCCTGGAGGTATCCCGGCAAGTTCTTCACCAGTAGAAAGGAGGGTTAGAACGAGGATACGAAAGAGCGCagagatgaggaagatgtcgGAGAGTATGAGTATGAGGGGGAGTACAATGTCCGTGACGTCTCCTACGTCTTCGAGgggcaagaggaggagtccAAGGTTGAGGTCGAGCAGTGTTATTGAAGGTGAGGAGAATGCAGCtgaggatgtggatgtcCCGGATgccgttgaggaagaggagccagaggaagaggaggaggaggaggagaaggagggagaaaGGGAGCCCGAGGCGGAGGAGTCAGCTGTGCTTGGggcagatgatgatgatgtggccGATGTGCCAGAACCAGAGCCGGAACTACCGGAGCCAAAACCAGAGGCCCTAGAGGAACcagaggagaaagaggctGAAGAGATTGGTGTGCAAGAGGCTACTAAACGAATAGGGAGGAAGCGGCCTACTCGCCGAACCGCCCCTGCTCCTTCACCAGAGCTAGGCTCAGACCAACCACCAATGCCGGTGGCAGAATCACCAGCACTGAGAAAACGGcgaaggagggaggcggtggccagtccagcacagcaacagcagcctgtCAAGAAGGTACGGACAGGCAAACAACCACCTAAACCACAGCTTCCACAACACTCATCGCCAGCACAACCCTCACCAGCGCAGCCCTCACCAGCGCAACCCTCACCACGACAACCCTCCCCGCGACCACCAACACGCCGATCACAGTCAAAAGTTCAAGAGAAGTCCaagccaaaaccaaaacaacaggCCAAAAAGCCACCAGCAAAGAGGAAACCAAGAACCAACTCCGACGATGCGGAGGGAAAAGACTCTGGAGATAAAGTCTCCGGCTCCGTCCCCATCACAGTCCAACGGTTCAGCAAACCCCACATCGACCCTGAAACCGAAGCTGACGAcctcgacgatgacgaaaTTCAATTTTCTCACCGCGGTCCGGGCGTCCATATTCTCGATGTGCTGTCCAAACTCTGCGACGAAATGGCCGAGAATTACATGGGGAAACTCCGCGCAGCAGAGGAAGCGGCGGAGGATGCGGCCACAAgaagggagaagaaggtgatgCTGAGAGCCTTGGAAGCCTTTCATAGGGAGTTGATGACCAAGCTTTTGGATCACACTATTGCCCTCGATCAGCTTCATGGCTTGCGCAAAAGGGTCAAGGCGGCgcagaaggagaagattgcGATGAGGGATGAGATCATGCGGGTtagggcggagagggagcaggTCGCGTTGAGGATGGATGCGGTCAGGATGAAGCATGAGGTGGAGAGCAGGGAGGCGTTG CGAcacatctctctctcgtcgGCCATGCATGATATTGATCTTGCGGTGGAAAAGGCGCAAGCAGCACCAGAGCTGTCTGCCGCtgagcaaaagaaggccgATCTCGCCAATCTTGAACTACTGGTCAGCCGAGTAGCTGATCAAGCCAGCTCGAAGAGCGATGGTGGGGGCACGTTGAAGCAAATCAAAGAGTTCAATGCCTTTTTAGAAAGAGCGGCTGCGGCGATGGAGAAAAGGAGGTAG